In the Endozoicomonas sp. SCSIO W0465 genome, CACTAACCAGCCGGGCTGCCCTGTATGCTTTGAATCACCCCAACCACCAAGCCGAGCAATCGTTTGAAGCAGCCAAGTGACTGTTGGCGGCTTATCGGGCAACGCTTTTTTTTCATAGGTTAGCCAGAGAACCTGCCATTCATCATCACTGACCACCTCATTCGCGAGTGTTTTTTCACTCCAAAGCTTTCTGTCTTTGTGCTGCCTGTCATTCGGTAACATTAATGCTTCACGGATTTGCATTAGTCTGACAGCGACAAACATTAATATGACCGCAAGTCGTTCAATGTTATCCGGAGATTGCAGACGAAGCCTTTCTACTCCTGCTCCCGATTTCCAAGCCTTATGGAACTCTTCTATTCGCCATCGGAGCTCGTAAAATCGAATGATAGAGCGACAGTCTTCGAATGTTTCAATATCTTCAGTTGTCAATAGTACCCAGTGCAAACGGTCTTCGGAGTCATTGCCAATCTCTTCAGCCGACACAATATTCATAGTTACCGGTTCCGGCCTGCCGCCTGGCCTTTGCGGCGCCTGTATTGTCATCTTCTTTCTTTTGACCTGCAGCGTTGCCTTTCGCTTCTTTCTACCTCCTTTTTGAGGAACCACTATCGTATATTTCCCCAACACTTCAGTCTGAGCTAAGGAATCAAATAATAAGAGTTCGCCATCCACCAGGATTCTGTTTTGTGTAGCTCTTACAACAAACCGCTGTCGGTTATCCAGTTTGTAGTGCATATATTCGTATATATCCGCCTCCCGGTCGCAAACACTGATGATGTCAGGCATTTTACCCCCCATCCTTTGTTCTGTGTTTTCAGAGGCTCTTTGCCACTTAAAGCTTTCCTTTCCCTCGTAAGGTAGCTGACGACGTTGGTTCTTTTTCCCCCGCTGAACGTCCTCTCTAACCCATCGTTCTTGATCAATAAGCCCAATGCTTCGCTCTGTATCCGCATCAACCAAGAAGACAGAGTGGACGTGGAATCCTCTGGTTTTAGAGCCTTCAGGACCTCCAAGATCACCAAGCTCGGATCTGACAGCATGTTTATAACCCAGGGTTGTTGTATCTTCGAGAGCCAGAAGTAGGCGAGACTGTCTCGCTATTTTGGCAGTTGCCTGAAAGCCTGCCTCAGCTATTGCTTCAGGCTTTACGGCCTCATTCTCAATCAGCCGGTAAGCTCCAGTTACCAGTGCGGTATAACCTTCGCATGAAGATGACAAAGAATTACCGGTATGAGCTGAAAGCTCGGCAGCAACTTTGACAAGTCGTTTTGTACGTCGAGTATCACCCAAATCAGCACATCCAAAAGTTAGTTCTGACCATGGTTTAGGAGAAAGTGGAAGCATGACCTGTTTTATCAGTGAGAAATGATAGAACAAGGTAGCTATTTGTGATCAAGAGACAGCTTTCAGATCGGGCGGGAAAACTACGGTACGGCCGAGTGATGCTCCTGTGATATTGAGCAAAACATCTCCAGGTATGACCCTTGTATTCTCCATTTTCACATGTGTTTCTACAGTGATATATGCGATATCTGATAAATCAAGCCCATCATTCCATACATTCTGTGAACGTAAAAATGGTATGCCATTATCAACATAAGCACTTTTTCCGCCACGAGGTGTGCTGCCTGAACCCATTTTTGATGTGAGATCTCCAAGTCGGACGAAACTCCAACCATTCGGAAGCTTAAACGGCTTTT is a window encoding:
- a CDS encoding IS4 family transposase translates to MLPLSPKPWSELTFGCADLGDTRRTKRLVKVAAELSAHTGNSLSSSCEGYTALVTGAYRLIENEAVKPEAIAEAGFQATAKIARQSRLLLALEDTTTLGYKHAVRSELGDLGGPEGSKTRGFHVHSVFLVDADTERSIGLIDQERWVREDVQRGKKNQRRQLPYEGKESFKWQRASENTEQRMGGKMPDIISVCDREADIYEYMHYKLDNRQRFVVRATQNRILVDGELLLFDSLAQTEVLGKYTIVVPQKGGRKKRKATLQVKRKKMTIQAPQRPGGRPEPVTMNIVSAEEIGNDSEDRLHWVLLTTEDIETFEDCRSIIRFYELRWRIEEFHKAWKSGAGVERLRLQSPDNIERLAVILMFVAVRLMQIREALMLPNDRQHKDRKLWSEKTLANEVVSDDEWQVLWLTYEKKALPDKPPTVTWLLQTIARLGGWGDSKHTGQPGWLVVWEGWAKLQDRVKTWQIARQFSAGEM